The Candidatus Methylomirabilis limnetica genome has a window encoding:
- a CDS encoding PAS domain S-box protein: MDTPLPALRVLLIEDNPGDALLLRTALDEQAPGAFAITSVERLADALARIAAEPFDAVLCDLCLPDSDGLATAQAIMDRAPALPLVVMTGSHEPHAGSRAIKLGAQDYLVKGESGGALIERTLRYAIERKRLEIQLRTANETLEHRVAERTAELETASRSLRESEARYRSVFAESCVVKLLIDPADGRIVKANSAACDYYGFDPARLQAMNIKDINVLSVDEVQAEMERARTLRKTHFDFRHRLANGEVRDVEVYSSPIPAQGAGGRLLLHSIVIDVTERKQAEEALRASAARHQAVLMTAMDGFWMVDTQGRLLEVNEAYIRMSGYSIEELLSLRISDLEAVETARDTAEHLQKIVGQGEDRFETKHRRKDGSVFDVEVSVQFRSGEDGMFVCFLCDITERKRGEAALRESEARSLAITQSAYEAIITSDSAGNIAGWNRGAEIIFGYTEAQAMGQPMTLLIPERYREGHLAGMHRIRSGAEPRLAGKTVELHGLRQDGSEFPLELTLARWESAGGWFVTGIIGDISERRRQEQSLEESEKRFRGLIEQSLTGIYITQDGVFLYANPRLEQMLGYGAGELVGLRIDDLALAEDLPILQTEREKLCVGATSISYEARVRRKDGAVIELGVQGRLATFEDRPATIGMAQDITEKKRAAAEIKRYVAELEAALMGTVDVTMSMIALRDPYTAGHEQRVAEIAVAIGAELGFDARRQEGLRVAGHLHDVGKITIPAEILSKPGKLSAIEFQLIQGHAQSGYDVLKSVKFPWPVAEVALQHHERIDGGGYPQGLKGEAILLEARIMAVADVIEAMSSHRPYRPGLGIDNALGEIERGRGSAYDPIVADACLKLFREKGYAIPV; this comes from the coding sequence ATGGATACGCCCCTGCCTGCCTTGCGCGTGCTGCTGATCGAGGACAACCCGGGCGATGCGCTGCTGCTGCGCACCGCGCTCGACGAACAGGCGCCGGGCGCGTTCGCCATTACCAGCGTCGAGCGGCTGGCCGATGCGCTGGCACGCATCGCCGCGGAGCCATTCGACGCCGTACTGTGCGACCTTTGCCTGCCCGACAGCGATGGGCTGGCCACGGCGCAGGCGATCATGGACCGCGCCCCGGCGCTGCCGCTGGTGGTGATGACGGGGTCGCACGAACCGCATGCCGGCTCGAGGGCGATCAAGCTTGGCGCGCAGGATTACCTCGTCAAAGGCGAATCAGGCGGCGCGCTCATCGAGCGCACGCTGCGTTACGCGATCGAGCGCAAACGCCTGGAAATCCAGTTGCGCACGGCAAACGAGACGCTGGAGCACCGCGTCGCCGAGCGCACCGCGGAACTGGAGACGGCAAGCCGATCCCTGCGCGAGAGCGAAGCGCGTTACCGCAGCGTTTTCGCCGAGAGCTGCGTCGTCAAGTTGCTGATCGATCCGGCCGACGGGCGCATCGTGAAAGCCAATAGCGCCGCCTGCGATTACTACGGCTTCGATCCGGCGCGGCTGCAGGCGATGAACATCAAGGACATCAATGTGCTCTCCGTGGACGAGGTGCAGGCGGAAATGGAGCGGGCACGCACGCTGCGCAAAACGCACTTCGACTTCCGCCACCGCCTGGCCAATGGCGAAGTGCGCGACGTCGAGGTATACAGCAGCCCGATTCCGGCGCAGGGAGCGGGCGGCCGCCTGTTGCTGCATTCCATCGTTATTGACGTCACCGAGCGCAAGCAGGCGGAGGAGGCGCTGCGGGCGAGCGCGGCGCGGCACCAGGCCGTTCTCATGACAGCCATGGACGGCTTCTGGATGGTGGACACGCAGGGGCGCCTGCTGGAAGTCAACGAGGCTTATATCCGGATGAGCGGCTACAGCATCGAGGAGCTGCTGAGCCTGCGGATTTCCGACCTGGAGGCCGTCGAAACGGCTAGGGACACCGCCGAACACCTGCAGAAGATCGTGGGGCAGGGTGAGGACCGTTTCGAAACGAAGCATCGCCGCAAGGACGGGAGCGTGTTCGACGTCGAAGTCAGCGTGCAGTTCCGTTCCGGAGAGGACGGGATGTTCGTGTGTTTCCTGTGCGACATCACCGAGCGCAAGCGTGGCGAGGCGGCGCTGCGCGAAAGCGAGGCACGCAGCCTGGCGATCACTCAGTCCGCCTATGAAGCCATCATCACTTCGGACAGCGCGGGCAATATCGCGGGCTGGAACCGCGGCGCCGAGATCATCTTCGGCTATACCGAAGCGCAGGCGATGGGGCAGCCCATGACCCTGCTGATACCGGAGCGCTACCGCGAAGGGCATCTCGCGGGGATGCATCGCATCCGTTCCGGCGCGGAGCCGCGCCTCGCCGGGAAGACGGTCGAATTGCATGGACTGCGCCAGGACGGAAGCGAGTTTCCGCTGGAACTCACGCTCGCCCGATGGGAGAGCGCCGGGGGCTGGTTCGTCACCGGCATCATCGGGGACATCAGCGAGCGCAGGCGGCAGGAGCAGTCCCTTGAGGAGAGTGAGAAGCGCTTTCGCGGCTTGATCGAGCAGTCGCTGACCGGCATCTACATTACCCAGGACGGCGTGTTCCTGTATGCCAATCCGCGGCTGGAGCAGATGCTCGGCTACGGCGCGGGAGAACTGGTCGGCCTGCGCATCGATGACCTCGCCCTTGCGGAAGACCTGCCGATCCTGCAGACGGAGCGGGAGAAGCTGTGTGTCGGCGCGACTTCGATCTCCTACGAGGCGCGCGTGCGGCGCAAGGACGGCGCCGTCATCGAGTTGGGCGTGCAGGGGCGCCTCGCCACATTCGAGGACAGGCCGGCCACCATCGGCATGGCGCAGGACATCACCGAGAAAAAGCGCGCGGCAGCCGAGATCAAACGCTACGTCGCCGAACTCGAAGCCGCGCTCATGGGCACGGTGGATGTGACCATGAGCATGATCGCGTTGCGCGATCCCTACACGGCCGGGCACGAGCAGCGCGTGGCGGAAATCGCCGTCGCCATCGGCGCCGAGCTTGGATTCGACGCGCGCCGGCAGGAGGGCCTGCGCGTGGCCGGTCATCTGCACGACGTCGGCAAGATCACCATTCCGGCGGAGATCCTGTCCAAGCCCGGCAAACTGAGCGCGATCGAGTTTCAGTTGATCCAGGGACATGCGCAATCGGGCTATGACGTGCTAAAGAGCGTGAAGTTTCCCTGGCCGGTGGCCGAGGTCGCGCTGCAGCACCACGAGCGCATCGACGGCGGCGGCTACCCGCAGGGGCTGAAGGGCGAGGCGATCCTGCTCGAGGCGCGCATCATGGCGGTGGCCGACGTAATCGAGGCGATGTCCTCGCACCGGCCGTATCGGCCCGGGCTGGGCATCGACAATGCGCTCGGCGAGATCGAGCGCGGGCGCGGCAGCGCGTACGATCCAATCGTTGCCGATGCCTGTCTGAAGTTATTCCGAGAAAAGGGCTACGCGATTCCGGTATAG
- a CDS encoding response regulator has product MSSNEVNARSIEILLVEDNPGDARLTIEAMREAKMSNRIHVVEDGVEAMQFLRREGRFGDAPRPDLILLDLNLPKKDGRAVLAEVKADPALKRIPVVVLTTSRAEEDVLRAYDLHANCYVTKPVDLAQFMKIVAQIEEFWIKVVVLPKG; this is encoded by the coding sequence ATGAGTTCCAATGAAGTCAACGCCCGTTCGATCGAAATCCTGCTGGTGGAAGACAACCCTGGCGACGCCCGCCTCACCATCGAGGCGATGCGCGAAGCCAAGATGAGCAACCGCATCCACGTCGTCGAGGACGGCGTCGAGGCGATGCAGTTCCTGCGCCGCGAAGGCCGCTTCGGCGATGCGCCGCGGCCGGATCTGATCCTGCTCGACCTGAACCTGCCGAAGAAGGACGGGCGCGCGGTGCTGGCCGAAGTGAAAGCCGATCCCGCGCTCAAGCGCATCCCGGTGGTGGTCCTGACCACTTCGCGCGCCGAGGAAGACGTGCTGCGCGCCTACGACCTGCATGCGAACTGCTACGTGACCAAGCCGGTGGATCTGGCGCAGTTCATGAAGATCGTCGCCCAGATCGAAGAGTTCTGGATCAAGGTCGTGGTCTTGCCCAAAGGATAG
- a CDS encoding four helix bundle protein: MRSPATRFEDLVVWQKAHQFVLAAYRLSWTFPRTEAYGLSSQFRRAAVSVAANIAEGFKKRGTEDKLRFYNIAQGSLEESRYYLILTMDLDYGDVSKLIPLLEEVSKLLEAYSRTIRNSDS, from the coding sequence ATGAGGTCGCCGGCGACGCGCTTTGAGGACTTGGTGGTGTGGCAAAAGGCCCACCAGTTTGTACTTGCGGCCTATCGTTTGTCCTGGACATTCCCGCGAACTGAGGCCTATGGTCTGTCGTCTCAATTTCGACGCGCGGCCGTCTCCGTTGCGGCAAACATTGCGGAAGGATTCAAGAAACGCGGAACAGAAGACAAACTCCGCTTTTACAACATCGCACAAGGTTCCCTCGAAGAATCCCGATACTATTTGATTCTCACCATGGACCTTGATTACGGCGATGTTTCCAAATTGATACCGTTGCTTGAAGAAGTCAGCAAACTGCTTGAAGCCTATTCGCGCACCATCCGGAATTCTGACTCCTGA
- a CDS encoding sensor histidine kinase: MEKILRKQASKPDVRRVGRGLAMKLVDELVPPTRNPYVNTSEENKKRATNGLVRACATTAAGFGFIALLGWILEFPLLTSLGPGWIPMAPSTALLFLLFGAAVFFCAGTPLGRGAYRIGMAIGSAGALVALLLLVLSLLGMALPAERLGFAIAQTLNGAPVGHMSPLTALCFVLAGGSLLASLGSSPDRPWKATTGFVLACLVILASTVFLLSYLFGTPVLYGGKFIPPALTTSLAFAALGAGLYLLTALRSGAAGEGDAASQRASRSVVLVMMFVAAGLIAAGYLYFQRHDQDVRRDAEQKLTAIAELKRSELVAYRKERLADASIFSRNADFAALVQRALDHPGDAQARAGLRAWLDKFAANPHYDRVVLLDAQGAVRMSAPDSSVPISATVARRAAELLRSGEVGLQDFYRNEHDQRIYLTLLVPIVEASASRRALGTLLLQMDPATYLYPYIRRWPVPDRSSETLLVRRDGDDVLFLNELRFRDNTALSLRIPASNTETPSVMAVLGREGIVAGADYRGVPVLASVLKVPDSPWLLVAKTDIAEVLAPGQEVLWLTTGLVAVLLLGGIAVVALISRQQRALAAEVAARRRALAITARDLARSNADLEQFAYVASHDLQEPLRMVVGYVQLLDKRLAGKLDADTREFMAFAVDGALRMQALIQGILAYSRVSTRGATLDPVDSAAALKGALDLLATRIAETGAEIDAQPLPRVMADRTQLAQLFQNLIGNALKFCKDRAPRVRVAAAREAGWWRFSVTDNGIGIAPEYRAQLFVIFKRLHTRREYPGTGIGLAICKRIVERHGGDIGIESAPDGGALFWFTLPEEKIQEAGGRRQ; this comes from the coding sequence CTCGCGATGAAGCTGGTGGATGAGCTCGTTCCGCCCACTCGCAACCCGTACGTAAATACGAGCGAAGAAAACAAGAAACGCGCGACGAACGGGCTCGTCCGGGCATGCGCAACGACTGCGGCCGGTTTCGGATTCATCGCCCTGCTTGGCTGGATACTGGAGTTTCCCCTTCTCACCAGCCTGGGGCCGGGCTGGATTCCGATGGCGCCGAGCACCGCGCTGCTGTTCCTGCTTTTTGGCGCCGCGGTGTTCTTCTGCGCCGGCACGCCACTTGGCCGCGGCGCGTATCGTATCGGCATGGCCATTGGCTCGGCCGGCGCGCTGGTCGCCCTGCTGTTGCTGGTCCTGTCTCTGCTCGGCATGGCGCTGCCGGCAGAGCGCCTCGGCTTCGCCATCGCGCAAACCTTGAACGGCGCGCCGGTCGGGCATATGTCGCCGCTGACGGCGCTGTGCTTCGTGCTGGCGGGCGGGTCGCTGCTCGCCTCACTCGGCTCGTCGCCCGATCGGCCGTGGAAGGCGACGACGGGTTTTGTGCTGGCCTGCCTTGTCATTTTGGCCAGCACCGTATTCCTGCTCAGCTATCTCTTCGGGACGCCCGTGCTCTATGGCGGGAAATTCATTCCGCCCGCTCTCACGACCAGTCTGGCTTTCGCGGCGCTCGGCGCGGGGCTGTATTTGCTCACCGCATTGCGAAGCGGGGCCGCCGGCGAGGGCGACGCGGCAAGCCAGCGCGCTTCGCGTTCGGTGGTGCTGGTGATGATGTTCGTCGCCGCAGGACTCATCGCCGCCGGGTATCTGTATTTCCAGCGCCACGATCAGGATGTTCGCAGGGACGCCGAGCAGAAGTTGACCGCCATAGCAGAACTCAAACGCAGCGAACTGGTGGCGTATCGCAAGGAGCGCCTGGCCGATGCTTCCATTTTTAGCCGGAACGCCGACTTCGCGGCGCTCGTGCAGCGCGCCCTCGATCATCCGGGCGACGCGCAAGCCCGGGCTGGATTGCGCGCGTGGCTGGACAAATTCGCGGCGAACCCGCATTACGACCGCGTCGTGCTGCTGGACGCGCAAGGCGCCGTGCGCATGTCCGCGCCGGATTCCAGCGTGCCCATCAGCGCCACGGTAGCGCGGCGCGCGGCCGAACTGCTGCGCTCGGGCGAGGTGGGGTTGCAGGATTTCTACCGCAACGAGCATGACCAGCGGATCTACCTGACGCTGCTGGTGCCGATTGTCGAGGCATCGGCCAGCCGCCGGGCGCTGGGAACCCTGCTGCTGCAAATGGATCCGGCGACGTATCTCTACCCGTACATCAGGCGTTGGCCGGTCCCCGATCGCAGCTCGGAAACCCTGCTGGTACGCCGCGACGGCGACGACGTGCTGTTCCTGAATGAACTGAGGTTCCGCGACAACACCGCGCTGTCGCTGCGCATTCCCGCGTCAAACACCGAAACGCCCTCGGTGATGGCTGTGCTGGGGCGCGAAGGCATCGTCGCGGGCGCGGACTACCGCGGGGTGCCGGTGCTCGCCAGCGTTCTCAAGGTGCCGGACTCGCCCTGGCTGCTGGTTGCCAAAACGGATATCGCGGAGGTGTTGGCGCCGGGGCAGGAAGTGCTGTGGCTGACGACCGGCCTGGTCGCCGTCCTGCTCCTTGGCGGCATTGCAGTGGTGGCGCTGATCTCGCGCCAGCAGCGCGCGCTGGCCGCCGAGGTCGCCGCGCGCAGAAGAGCGCTCGCTATCACAGCCCGCGACCTGGCGCGCTCCAACGCCGACCTGGAGCAGTTCGCCTACGTCGCCTCGCACGACCTGCAGGAGCCGCTGCGCATGGTGGTCGGCTACGTTCAACTTCTGGACAAGCGCCTCGCCGGCAAGCTCGATGCCGACACGCGCGAATTCATGGCCTTCGCGGTGGACGGGGCGCTGCGCATGCAGGCCCTGATCCAGGGCATTCTGGCCTATTCGCGCGTCAGCACCCGGGGCGCGACGCTGGACCCCGTGGATAGCGCGGCTGCGCTCAAGGGGGCGCTCGATCTGCTCGCCACCCGGATCGCCGAAACCGGCGCCGAAATAGATGCGCAGCCGCTGCCCAGGGTGATGGCGGACCGCACGCAACTCGCGCAGTTGTTCCAGAACCTGATCGGCAACGCGCTCAAGTTCTGCAAGGACCGGGCGCCGCGGGTGCGCGTGGCAGCGGCGCGCGAGGCCGGGTGGTGGCGCTTCTCGGTCACGGACAACGGCATCGGTATCGCGCCCGAGTACCGCGCGCAGCTTTTCGTGATTTTCAAACGATTGCACACGCGGCGCGAGTATCCGGGGACCGGCATCGGCCTCGCGATCTGCAAGCGCATCGTCGAGCGCCATGGCGGGGACATCGGCATCGAGTCCGCGCCCGATGGCGGCGCGCTGTTCTGGTTCACGCTTCCTGAGGAGAAAATTCAGGAGGCAGGAGGCAGGAGGCAGTAG